The DNA segment AGGGTATCCAACTTGTCCTCATTGCAGGTGATGCTGCCGGCGTAGAAAATACCGTAGCCGAGAACGACCCCCGGGTTTATGCCAACAACGGCATCATCTATGTCGAAAACGCCGCTGGTGAGCAAGTTGCCGTTTACTCACTTTTGGGTCAGCAGTTGGAGTCTTTCACGGCTCATGAAGGCGTGAACACCATCAACGACGTGAAGGGCATGGTCGTAGTGAAAATCGGCGAGCATACTTACAAAGTCACCAATTTCTAATAGACTTATAACATACAAATCATGAAGAAACATCTTTTATATCTGCTTTGCCCTCTTTTCATTGCCGCGGCAAATGCCCAGGAGAGTGCTGATACGCAGGCTCTTCGCGACTATGCCGATAAATGTGGCAAGAAAATAGGCGTTGCCGTCCCCGTATGGCGCATCGATGTGACTAACGATGGTCTCTCAGAGACGCAGGCTGTCTACAACAATTTCAATATACTCGTTGCCGAGAACGAAATGAAAATAGACGCTTTGCAGCCCAATCGGGGACAATTTGAGTTTTACCATGGCGACAATCTCGTGAACTTTGCCGAGCGCCACGGCATGACGGTCCGCGGGCACACCTTGTGCTGGCATAAACAGGTGTCGGGCTGGATCAGTACCGACGGCGGTCAAAAGAACGACCACAAATATTCCCGCGAAGAGTTGCTCGAAATACTCGAAGACCACATCACGACCGTTGTTACTCACTATAAAGGTCGCGTGCATGAATGGGACGTTGTGAACGAATGCCTCGCCGATGACCAAAGCATCGTGCGCACCAATCCTACGGCTTATGCCCTGCGCCCCTCGGTATGGTACACCGGTATCGGTGAGGACTTCATCGACTCGGCATTTGTCTATGCCCATCGTGCCGACCCCGATGCCAAACTGTATCTCAATGACTATGGCGTGGAAATGCAGGGCTCTGCAAAAACCCAAGCCTACTATAACTTGGCGCGCCGGTTGCAAAAGAGCGGTATTCCCATCGATGGCGTGGGCCTGCAATGCCAC comes from the Candidatus Caccoplasma merdavium genome and includes:
- a CDS encoding endo-1,4-beta-xylanase; amino-acid sequence: MKKHLLYLLCPLFIAAANAQESADTQALRDYADKCGKKIGVAVPVWRIDVTNDGLSETQAVYNNFNILVAENEMKIDALQPNRGQFEFYHGDNLVNFAERHGMTVRGHTLCWHKQVSGWISTDGGQKNDHKYSREELLEILEDHITTVVTHYKGRVHEWDVVNECLADDQSIVRTNPTAYALRPSVWYTGIGEDFIDSAFVYAHRADPDAKLYLNDYGVEMQGSAKTQAYYNLARRLQKSGIPIDGVGLQCHLTVGELDSAKFDNNVKRYASLGLNCIVTELDMSIPDLGAADAYEKQAAEYRTIANVLIKYDHCPNLVIWGVKDDQSWRRGEPLLFNAQMQAKPAFYALYDLYKEYAENAPAGIESTAVDTEAMNPYVDVYNLLGRIVAKQMPREQVYDLPAGAYIVDGKKMIIAH